One window of the Colletotrichum destructivum chromosome 4, complete sequence genome contains the following:
- a CDS encoding Putative Zinc finger, RING-type, with protein MASMLLRSLAYAAVVAVSHAVTITPENEIPSWSQRSAMQMSLSTTVGALPLTFIVMPSTESLGLNQTDRARGAIHIDGAIIPTTSSNYNSVDGGEVAYLSCDTPDGGGFISPSMMLATLMENRPKAIVLYTTVGNWCALSSSTELPYYSIFTMADGADSQQALRILNSTTENERMRVIITGNATGNTGEGGNGGGGNNSAVAMSILYSITGLITLLFLIIIATGAVRAHRYPERYGPRSGFNGRPRQSRAKGLARAVLDTLPIVKFGERQEAMKPDPNMELESATNVPTNDRSVESRGEDAEPGTVPVNVKNAEATTTTTTMGHTGMGDATKTTAGAVAATTTDAAGSSNPECNPESGWQEDENLGCSICTEDFTVGEDVRVLPCNHKFHPNCVDPWLVNVSGTCPLCRLDLRPQGETENTSGELPPPLELDGHESDGSSTSQRRRTRLFDLNRLRNASPEERIQALRQYRTQHQVHGVPAGSAEFEHDDRNDRSRRARLADKLRDKFRIRTGPQS; from the exons ATGGCGTCTATGCTGCTACGGAGTTTGGCGTACgccgctgtcgtcgccgtgtCCCATGCCGTCACCATCACTCCCGAAAACGAAATCCCTTCGTGGAGCCAGAGGTCGGCCATGCAGATGTCGCTGTCGACAACCGTCGGGGCCCTGCCACTGACCTTTATTGTCATGCCGTCCACTGAGAGCCTGGGTCTGAATCAGACCGACAGGGCCCGCGGG GCAATCCACATCGATGGCGCCATCATTCCTACTACTTCTTCGAACTACAATTCGGTCGATGGGGGCGAGGTGGCTTATCTATCCTGCGACACACCTGATGGAGGGGGCTTCATTAGCCCGAGTATGATGTTGGCCACCCTGATGGAAAACAGGCCAAAAGCAATCGTCCTGTACACCACCGTCGGAAACTGGTGCGCGCTGTCATCAAGCACGGAACTACCCTATTACTCGATATTTACGATGGCGGACGGTGCGGATTCCCAGCAGGCCCTGCGCATTCTGAACAGTACGACAGAGAATGAACGGATGAGGGTCATCATCACTGGCAATGCGACAGGAAACACGGGCGAAGGAGGGAACGGCGGAGGCGGTAACAACTCGGCTGTCGCCATGAGCATTCTGTACAGCATTACGGGTTTGATAACGCTGCTCTTCCTGATCATCATCGCAACAGGCGCCGTGAGGGCTCACCGATACCCGGAGAGGTATGGGCCGAGGAGTGGATTCAATGGTCGCCCTCGTCAGAGTCGTGCGAAAGGCCTCGCTCGCGCCGTTCTTGACACTTTGCCCATTGTCAAGTTTGGCGAACGGCAGGAGGCCATGAAGCCGGACCCCAACATGGAATTGGAGAGCGCAACAAACGTCCCCACGAATGACCGAAGCGTCGAGAGCCGAGGCGAAGACGCAGAGCCGGGCACCGTTCCGGTCAACGTCAAGAACGCGGaggcgacaacgacgaccaCTACAATGGGTCATACGGGGATGGGCGATGCGACAAAAACCACAGCTGGTGCCGTGGCCGCTACTACTACTGACGCGGCCGGTTCCAGTAACCCTGAATGTAACCCTGAATCCGGTTGGCAGGAGGACGAGAACCTTGGTTGCTCCATCTGCACAGAAGACTTCACTGTTGGCGAAGACGTGCGGGTGTTACCCTGCAACCACAAGTTCCACCCCAACTGCGTTGATCCGTGGCTGGTTAACGTGTCGGGCACATGCCCCCTGTG CCGTCTCGATCTTCGTCCCCAGGGCGAGACTGAAAACACCAGTGGTGAGCTCCCGCCGCCACTTGAGTTAGATGGGCATGAGAGCGATGGGTCGTCTACCTCGCAAAGGCGGAGGACGCGACTATTCGACCTCAATAGACTGAGGAACGCATCGCCGGAGGAGCGCATCCAGGCCCTTCGACAGTACCGCACGCAACACCAAGTTCACGGCGTCCCGGCGGGCTCGGCTGAGTTTGAGCATGATGACAGAAACGATAGAAGTCGTAGAGCCAGATTAGCCGACAAGCTGCGCGACAAGTTCCGTATCCGAACGGGACCGCAGTCCTGA
- a CDS encoding Putative Ubiquitin-like domain, CAP Gly-rich domain, Ubiquitin-like domain superfamily, which translates to MADVPLQVISENSSSERRITPSWTISQLRTKLEPITGIPPSSQRISLKTASGSLPIEASDEDSAQLTGFPLAPYAELHVADTRPAGARPNFTDTSGVEKYVMPEEEYAKKSDSVLAWKKAQKLGRFDPDAPSHEQAKIAALQQEIEQKGIQVGKRCRVGGEDSRRGTVKYVGDVKEIPGSLGPWIGVHLDEPVGKNDGSIAGTRYWGEESPLKHGVFVRPERVEVGDWPVLDDLEDMEEI; encoded by the exons atggccgacgtTCCTCTGCAAGTTATTTCCGAAAACTCTTCGTCAGAGCGCCGCATAACCCCATCATGGACCATCAGCCAGCTGAGAACCAAGCTGGAGCCCATCACTGGTATCCCACCCTCATCCCAGAGAATCAGCCTTAAAACGGCTTCGGGCAGCCTTCCGATCGAAGCATCCGACGAGGACAGCGCACAATTGACGGGTTTCCCTTTGGCACCCTATGCCGAGCTACAC GTGGCCGATACTCGTCCAGCCGGCGCACGCCCTAACTTCACCGATACCTCGGGTGTCGAGAAGTATGTCATGCCGGAGGAAGAGTATGCCAAAAAGAGCGACTCCGTCCTAGCTTGGAAGAAGGCCCAAAAACTTGGTCGTTTTGACCCCGACGCGCCAAGCCACGAGCAGGCCAAGATTGCCGCTCTCCAGCAGGAGATTGAGCAAAAGGGTATCCAGGTTGGCAAGCGATGCCGTGTCGGTGGCGAGGATTCGCGAAGAGGCACAGTCAAATATGTCGGGGATGTCAAGGAAATTCCTGGTAGCCTGGGTCCATGGATCGGAGTCCACCTCGATGAGCCCGTCGGGAAGAACGACGGCAGCATCGCTGGAACGCGGTACTGGGGTGAAGAGTCGCCGTTGAAGCACGGAGTCTTTGTGAGGCCCGAGCGGGTTGAGGTTGGCGACTGGCCGGTCCTGGACGATTTGGAAGATATGGAAGAGATCTGA
- a CDS encoding Putative SANT/Myb domain, Homeobox-like domain superfamily protein yields the protein MLMTSFKTLPILGGVTQTEKLARVYRAHDTRPYPTYLGGKTVTVDIASLLKAPDSDESSTAPPQHTRSSSDPSTTATTAATVPVSGLPPYGPPSVAQGLAASGKRAMPPHVAESPAKKQSKWSPEEDALIIELRGSGMKWEDISKRLPGRSAISCRLHYQNYLERRSEWDEERKNKLARLYERYDTGAATSQTTMKPRVPSFKPEMWAKVAEEMAVPWRAAEAMHWQLGEADMARRAGVVPFSLTAVNVDQPGAGGHRHSPSRGHMHSQSQGSLPRDMGGPSPRYGRPPPGISPIPGGRAIAARRESVPGRPQMGPEPNEMTGMGQGGPGLAPIQGLPPGRGSGLLPGVAELTTGVSPYSTPAYAMGGMPTASPVPSARASPGPLLPALHYPPPHESAGAKRRASPGTEMMGSRETSRRRHMDPRQEEMDRRRVA from the exons ATGTTGATGACTTCTTTCAAAACC CTGCCCATTTTGGGTGGTGTCACGCAAACCGAAAAGCTGGCGCGCGTCTATCGCGCCCATGACACAAGACCGTATCCAACCTACCTAGGCGGCAAAACCGTCACCGTGGATATCGCGTCTCTCTTGAAGGCTCCCGACTCAGATGAGTCCTCCACTGCTCCGCCTCAGCATACCCGTTCTTCGTCAGACCCCTCCACGACCGCAACCACGGCGGCCACGGTGCCTGTCAGCGGGCTGCCTCCGTATGGCCCGCCATCCGTAGCACAGGGCCTGGCCGCGAGCGGCAAACGTGCCATGCCGCCGCACGTGGCCGAATCCCCGGCCAAAAAGCAGAGCAAGTGGTCGCCGGAGGAAGATGCCTTGATCATCGAACTCCGGGGGAGCGGCATGAAGTGGGAAGACATATCCAAGCGTCTTCCGGGACGAAGCGCCATCAGTTGTCGACTTCACTACCAGAACTACCTCGAGAGGCGGAGCGAGTGGGATGAGGAGCGTAAAAACAAGCTTGCACGGCTGTACGAGAGGTACGATACTGGCGCAGCAACGTcgcagacgacgatgaagcccCGTGTCCCATC GTTCAAACCCGAAATGTGGGCAAAGGTTGCGGAAGAGATGGCCGTTCCTTGGCGAGCCGCAGAGGCCATGCACTGGCAGCTCGGCGAAGCTGACATGGCTCGGCGGGCTGGCGTTGTGCCGTTTTCTCTGACCGCAGTCAACGTCGACCAACCCGGTGCCGGTGGTCATCGGCACTCCCCTTCCCGCGGTCACATGCACTCTCAGTCGCAGGGCAGTCTGCCCCGGGACATGGGCGGTCCCTCTCCACGATACGGCCGACCGCCACCGGGGATATCGCCAATCCCTGGTGGACGAGCCATCGCCGCCCGACGCGAGAGCGTTCCAGGAAGACCGCAGATGGGCCCGGAACCGAACGAGATGACGGGTATGGGACAAGGCGGCCCTGGGCTAGCACCGATCCAGGGGCTCCCGCCGGGCCGAGGATCCGGGCTGCTTCCGGGTGTGGCCGAACTCACGACGGGCGTGAGCCCGTACAGCACCCCCGCATACGCAATGGGAGGCATGCCCACGGCGAGCCCGGTGCCGAGTGCCAGAGCGAGCCCAGGACCGCTGCTTCCCGCCCTCCATTACCCGCCACCCCACGAGTCGGCTGGTGCCAAGCGACGAGCTAGTCCGGGCACAGAGATGATGGGCTCAAGGGAAACgagtcggcgacgacacATGGACCCCCGGCAGGAGGAGATGGATCGGCGGCGCGTTGCATGA
- a CDS encoding Putative S-adenosyl-L-methionine-dependent methyltransferase superfamily, with translation MTVSSGPQHGAGHPAVPAAVDDTTTADLTSPRQPAKEKCEGEEEEEEDAAAYESRHVHTVYEAIAPHFSSTRYKPWPLVASFLLSLAPGSVGLDAGCGNGKYIGVNPALYIVASDRSANLVSLARSYQPPHFDAEASAAAAAAVSKKKNKKNKNAAATSGPAADAAQTPPLPPPPPPARAPNNQVLVADSLALPYRASAFDFAISIAVIHHMSTRERRRAAVAALLDAVRPGTGKVLVMVWALEQGSSRRGWDAGAAQDQLVSWVTKGKKEQDRPAQDETFQRYYHLYREGELEEDVVEVGGRVLERGYERDNWWAVFCRDA, from the coding sequence ATGACCGTCTCATCCGGCCCCCAacacggcgccggccaccCGGCCGTGCCCGCCGCTGTAGACGatacgacgacggcggactTGACGAGTCCTCGACAACCAGCAAAGGAGAAGtgtgagggggaggaggaggaggaggaagacgcaGCCGCCTACGAGTCGCGCCATGTCCATACCGTCtacgaggccatcgcccCGCACTTCTCATCCACCCGCTACAAGCCTTGGCCTCTCGTTGCCTCCTTCCTACTCTCGCTGGCCCCTGGCTccgtcggccttgacgcTGGCTGCGGCAACGGCAAGTACATTGGCGTCAATCCGGCCCTCTACATCGTCGCCTCGGACCGGAGCGCCAACCTGGTTTCGCTGGCTCGCAGCTACCAGCCGCCGCACTTTGACGCCGAAGcttctgccgccgccgccgccgctgtctccaagaagaagaacaagaagaacaagaacgcCGCCGCGACATCCGGGCCTGCGGCGGACGCGGCACAgacaccaccactaccacctccgccgcccccggcccGGGCTCCGAACAACCAGGTCTTGGTAGCCGACTCCCTGGCTCTGCCGTACCGGGCCTCGGCTTTCGATTTTGCCATttccatcgccgtcatccacCACATGTCGACGCGCGAACGCCGCcgggccgccgtcgccgccctgctcgacgccgtccgccCCGGCACCGGAAAGGTCCTCGTCATGGTATGGGCGCTGGAGCagggcagcagccgccgcggctgggacgccggcgccgcgcaGGACCAGCTCGTGTCATGGGTcaccaagggcaagaaggagcaGGACCGGCCGGCCCAGGACGAGACGTTCCAGAGGTACTATCACCTCTACCGCGAGggagagctcgaggaggacgtgGTCGAGGTGGGAGGCAGGGTCCTCGAGCGTGGCTACGAGAGGGACAACTGGTGGGCCGTCTTTTGCCGGGACGCTTGA
- a CDS encoding Putative gfo/Idh/MocA-like oxidoreductase, NAD(P)-binding domain superfamily, which produces MAPHTVNWGIMATGWIAETFCKDLLTNPASRDVTDVAHRIAAVSSSRDAQKARDFVKKIDAPAETTVYGSYAELVRDPNVDIIYVATPHSHHFQNAMLALDAGKHVLCEKALTVTSEQTRILVETARAKKLFFMEAVWTRYFPLSIKVRELISSGAIGKVYRTTADLSFNNCTDGSDKLSFADSHRMVNPELAGGALLDLGIYSLTWLFQTLYHLQPEKESPEVLASVQKYAATGADESTTMILNFPKNQQTGIATTSLRVDTAPDGKGNTAPAIRIQGSKGEIQVAHPAFRPLSYKVVKKGVDEVEVVDCPIPTDEARQWGHGMFWEADECARCLRDGKLESASLPLSESLVIMETMDSAIKQGGIQYPELITSHEFDAKSPLNLGNA; this is translated from the exons ATGGCGCCACACACAGTCAACTGGGGCATCATGGCCACCGGCTGGATCGCCGAGA CCTTCTGCAAAGACCTCCTCACCAACCCGGCCTCCCGCGACGTGACCGACGTTGCCCAtcgcatcgccgccgtctcctcaTCCCGCGATGCCCAAAAGGCGCGAGACTTTGTCAAGAAGATTGACGCTCCCGCCGAAACGACCGTCTACGGCTCCTacgccgagctcgtccgCGACCCGAACGTCGACATCATCTACGTCGCCACCCCGCACTCGCACCACTTCCAGAACGCTatgctcgccctcgacgccggcaagcACGTCCTCTGCGAAAAGGCCCTGACCGTCACATCCGAGCAGACgcgcatcctcgtcgagacGGCCCGCGCCAAGAAGCTCTTCTTCATGGAGGCCGTCTGGACCCGCTACTTCCCTCTCAGCATCAAGGTGCGCGAGCTCATCTCCagcggcgccatcggcaaggTCTACCGCACCACCGCCGACCTGTCCTTTAACAACTGCACCGATGGCTCCGACAAGCTCTCGTTTGCCGACTCGCACCGCATGGTCAACCCtgagctcgccggcggcgcgctcCTCGACCTGGGCATATACTCCCTGACCTGGCTGTTCCAGACGCTGTACCACCTGCAGCCCGAGAAGGAGTCCCCCGAGGTCCTGGCCTCGGTGCAGAAGTAtgccgccaccggcgccgacgagtcGACCACCATGATCCTCAACTTCCCCAAGAACCAGCAGACGGGCATCGCCACGACGTCGCTGCGCGTCGACACGGCACCCGACGGCAAGGGTAATACGGCGCCCGCCATCCGCATCCAGGGCTCTAAGGGCGAGATCCAGGTCGCCCACCCTGCGTTCCGTCCGCTCTCGTACAAGGTCGTCAagaagggcgtcgacgaggtcgaggtcgttgACTGCCCGATCCCCACGGACGAGGCCCGCCAGTGGGGCCACGGCATGTTCTGGGAGGCTGACGAATGTGCTCGGTGCCTGCGCGACGGGAAGCTCGAGAGcgcctcgctgccgctgtctGAGAGTCTCGTCATCATGGAGACGATGGACAGCGCCATCAAGCAGGGTGGCATCCAGTACCCGGAGCTCATCACCTCCCACGAGTTTGACGCCAAGAGCCCGCTGAACCTGGGCAATGCTTGA
- a CDS encoding Putative NADP-dependent oxidoreductase domain-containing protein: MTNTVAPIPRLIYGTAWKKSQTAPLVASALSAGFRALDTAASHHYSEEGVGAGLRAWLARNPAHGVPRSGLYIQTKFSPSPSTLPIPDQVHRCVAASFKNLAVPGDQFATEDTDAAAAADDDDGNFYLDCVLLHAPYPSYADTLLAWRALESYVPSRIRTLGISNVDLDELRALCADAAVKPVVVQNRLNPKEAYNTPVRVFCRDAGINFQSFWTLTANPQLVKGHVVARVAAGAGVSNEVAMYGLVLGLRGVSVLNGTTNEARMKEDLEGVEKVAAWSEGDGAEVWKESLAAFKSVLGDPEGV, encoded by the coding sequence ATGACCAACACAGTCGCCCCCATCCCCCGCCTGATCTACGGCACAGCCTGGAAAAAATCCCAGACGGCgcccctcgtcgcctccgCCCTGTCCGCCGGCTTCCGTGCcctcgacaccgccgcctcccaccATTACTCCGAAGAGggtgtcggcgccggcctccgCGCCTGGCTCGCCCGCAATCCGGCCCATGGCGTTCCCCGCTCGGGGCTTTACATCCAGACAAAGTTCTCCccttcgccctcgacgcTTCCAATCCCGGACCAGGTTCACCGCTGCGTCGCCGCGTCCTTCAAGAACCTCGCCGTGCCCGGGGACCAGTTCGCCACGGAGGACaccgacgctgctgctgccgccgacgacgatgacggcaaTTTCTACCTCGATTgcgtcctcctccacgccCCCTACCCCTCATACGCCGACACCCTCCTCGCCTGGCGCGCCCTGGAATCCTACGTCCCCTCGCGCATCCGCACCCTCGGCATCTccaacgtcgacctcgacgagctgcgcgccctctgcgccgacgccgctgtcaagcccgtcgtcgtccagaacCGCCTGAACCCCAAGGAGGCCTACAACACCCCCGTCCGCGTCTTCTgccgcgacgccggcatcaacTTTCAGTCCTTCTGGACCCTGACGGCAAACCCGCAGCTCGTCAAAGgccacgtcgtcgccagggtcgccgccggcgccggcgtcagcAACGAGGTTGCCATGTACGGGCTCGTGCTGGGACTGAGGGGGGTCAGTGTGTTGAATGGGACGACGAACGAGGCGCGCATGAAGGAGGATCTCGAAGGCGTGGAAAAGGTGGCCGCCTGGTCCGAAGGCGACGGGGCAGAGGTTTGGAAGGAGAGCTTGGCGGCCTTCAAGTCAGTCCTCGGCGATCCGGAGGGAGTCTAG